From the Clostridium sp. Marseille-P299 genome, one window contains:
- a CDS encoding MATE family efflux transporter, which yields MFKKTEEVQSIFKTFVRYVSLNVIGMIGLSCYILADTVFIANGVGKDGLTALNLVLPIFSLLNAIGLMLGMGGATRYTILRSNENENEANRAFTQTILFTAIIAAILTIIGFFFSFRISEILGADETIKPMSGSYLRIILMFSTAFLFNNVLICFVRNDGNPRLSMTAMLVGSFSNIFLDYIFIYPLGLGMFGAAIATGLSPIISIGTLSIHFLRKKNNLKFVPTTLKLDIILRILSLGLPTFVTELSSGIIMLCFNIEILHLAGNTGVAAYGIIANIALTVVAMFTGIGQGIQPLLSSSYGAGKTHHVKSIYRWAASLAFIFGFIFYIFSLIYPEPIVYIFNTDNDPLLSKLAIEGMKIYFFAFLFMGINIVTTSFFTSIDKPLQSFIISVTRGIVAIIPLIFILPIFLEMTGVWVTIPLVEIITLCISVFQILFYWKKHAVKVYS from the coding sequence ATGTTTAAAAAAACAGAAGAAGTTCAATCGATTTTTAAAACCTTTGTTCGATATGTATCATTAAATGTTATTGGTATGATTGGTCTTTCCTGCTATATACTAGCAGATACAGTCTTTATAGCAAATGGTGTAGGTAAAGATGGATTAACTGCACTTAATTTAGTTCTACCTATTTTCAGCCTTTTGAATGCTATTGGTCTTATGCTTGGAATGGGCGGTGCTACTAGATATACTATTTTACGAAGTAATGAAAATGAAAATGAAGCGAATCGAGCTTTTACACAAACAATTCTATTTACTGCTATTATTGCAGCTATTTTAACTATCATTGGATTTTTTTTCTCGTTTCGCATTTCTGAAATACTGGGTGCAGATGAAACAATAAAACCTATGTCTGGAAGCTATTTAAGAATTATTTTAATGTTTTCCACTGCATTTCTTTTTAATAATGTGTTAATTTGTTTTGTTAGAAATGATGGAAATCCAAGGCTTTCTATGACAGCAATGCTGGTTGGAAGTTTTAGCAATATTTTTTTAGATTATATTTTTATTTATCCTTTAGGTTTAGGCATGTTTGGCGCAGCTATTGCGACAGGGCTATCTCCGATCATTAGTATAGGCACACTTTCTATACATTTTCTCAGAAAGAAAAATAATCTAAAATTTGTTCCTACTACACTTAAGTTGGATATAATTTTACGTATTTTATCACTAGGCTTACCAACTTTCGTCACAGAGCTATCCTCTGGTATCATTATGCTTTGCTTTAACATTGAAATACTTCACTTAGCTGGAAACACAGGTGTCGCTGCTTATGGTATTATTGCAAATATTGCACTTACTGTAGTGGCTATGTTTACTGGTATTGGTCAAGGAATTCAACCTCTTCTTAGTAGCAGCTATGGTGCTGGTAAAACACATCATGTAAAGTCTATCTATCGTTGGGCTGCATCTCTTGCATTTATATTTGGATTTATATTTTATATTTTTTCACTCATCTATCCGGAACCAATTGTATATATTTTTAATACCGATAATGATCCATTGCTTTCTAAACTAGCCATAGAAGGAATGAAAATATATTTCTTTGCCTTCCTCTTCATGGGAATAAATATAGTCACCACCTCATTTTTTACATCTATCGATAAGCCATTGCAATCCTTTATTATCTCTGTTACACGTGGAATTGTTGCTATAATACCATTGATATTCATACTTCCTATTTTCTTAGAGATGACTGGTGTTTGGGTTACGATACCATTGGTAGAAATAATTACTCTCTGTATTAGTGTATTTCAGATTTTATTTTACTGGAAGAAACATGCAGTAAAAGTATATAGTTAA
- a CDS encoding amino acid ABC transporter permease, giving the protein MIIDNVPIDLFLGNMLEASIEVLKIFILTIIFSIPLGFVVALGRRCKYKIISVPTRIYQLIFRGTPLMLQLIFFMYAPYYIFEFSFGRFQACIIAFVVNYAAYFGEIFRSGIASIPKGQYEAAKVLGYSKRQTFFYIVLPQVIKHVLPTTGNELMTLVKDTSLAQVIAVSEIFRVAQGASSKYLSTVPIIIAGVFYLVMNTVIELIFVKIEKRYNYYKN; this is encoded by the coding sequence ATGATTATTGACAATGTTCCAATTGATTTGTTTCTTGGAAATATGCTAGAAGCATCGATTGAAGTATTAAAAATTTTTATTTTAACAATTATATTTTCTATCCCACTAGGTTTTGTAGTAGCATTGGGAAGAAGATGTAAATATAAGATTATTAGTGTTCCAACCCGTATTTATCAGTTAATTTTTCGTGGAACACCGTTGATGTTACAATTAATCTTTTTTATGTATGCTCCTTATTATATTTTTGAGTTTAGTTTTGGAAGATTTCAAGCATGTATTATAGCATTTGTGGTAAATTATGCTGCATATTTTGGAGAAATCTTTCGTTCTGGAATTGCTTCCATTCCTAAGGGTCAATACGAAGCGGCAAAAGTACTTGGATATTCAAAAAGACAAACTTTCTTTTACATAGTTTTGCCACAAGTTATTAAGCATGTACTTCCTACAACAGGGAATGAACTTATGACGCTTGTGAAGGATACTTCACTTGCACAAGTAATTGCGGTGAGTGAAATATTTCGTGTGGCCCAAGGCGCAAGTTCAAAGTATTTATCAACCGTACCAATTATTATAGCGGGCGTATTTTATTTAGTGATGAATACTGTAATTGAATTGATTTTTGTGAAGATTGAAAAACGATATAATTATTATAAAAACTAG
- a CDS encoding amino acid ABC transporter ATP-binding protein, with product MLLKAEGIQKKFDDTVVLKDISLSVNEGEVVAIIGPSGSGKSTLLRCLTQLERADAGNIEICDKTLMSIEHGKVKFADNDTLHKIIMEVGLVFQNFNLFPHYSVMKNITHPLMKVLKMDKDSAETKAKELLLKLNLTERANAYPCELSGGQQQRVAIARALALNPRILFFDEPTSALDPELTGEVLKVMKDLAKDNWTMVIVTHEMAFAKDVADRVVFMDGGVVVEEGTPEEVFSNTVNQRTKDFLQRYHNDIWEN from the coding sequence GTGTTATTAAAAGCAGAAGGAATACAGAAAAAATTTGATGATACGGTGGTACTAAAAGATATCTCTCTATCCGTAAATGAGGGCGAAGTTGTTGCGATTATAGGACCTTCTGGTTCGGGAAAATCCACCTTACTTCGTTGTTTAACTCAGTTAGAACGAGCAGATGCAGGAAATATTGAAATCTGCGATAAAACGCTAATGAGCATTGAACATGGGAAAGTAAAGTTTGCAGATAATGATACCTTACATAAAATCATTATGGAAGTTGGCTTAGTATTTCAAAACTTTAATCTATTTCCACATTATTCGGTAATGAAAAATATTACCCATCCATTAATGAAAGTGTTAAAGATGGATAAAGATTCCGCTGAAACGAAAGCAAAAGAATTACTTTTAAAGTTGAATCTAACAGAGCGTGCAAATGCATATCCTTGTGAATTATCCGGAGGACAACAGCAGCGAGTAGCTATTGCTAGAGCACTTGCTCTAAACCCTAGAATTTTATTCTTTGACGAACCAACATCAGCACTAGATCCAGAATTAACTGGCGAAGTTTTAAAGGTAATGAAGGACTTAGCAAAAGACAATTGGACCATGGTGATTGTAACCCATGAGATGGCATTTGCAAAAGATGTTGCTGACCGAGTAGTCTTTATGGATGGTGGGGTTGTTGTGGAAGAAGGAACCCCAGAAGAAGTATTTTCAAATACAGTGAATCAAAGAACGAAGGATTTCTTACAGCGCTATCATAATGATATTTGGGAGAATTAA
- a CDS encoding exonuclease SbcCD subunit D: protein MKFLHLSDLHIGKRVNEFSMIEDQTYILEQILTIVDDKKPDAVIIAGDVYDKSMPTIEGVTLFNDFLSKLYKRNLSIFIVSGNHDSAERLNFGNQILKDSKVYIGGTFDGVLTKVSLEDSYGPVNFYLLPFIKPANVSVYYDEVESYHDAVYTVIDKSKIDINNRNILVAHQFVTSAGVSPERCDSEQISLGGLDNVDVSAFAAFDYVALGHIHRAQKIGSDMIRYAGSPLKYSFSEANHNKSVTLVTINTKDDLSYELVPLRPMRDMRIIKGPIEKLIDPLYYSEGNTSDYIHATITNEEEIYDAIGQLRRVYPNIMKLEFENSKTRKNDEARTSAQTISNKNPLELFEEFYENQNNVPMTEEQRNIMKELFIEKEMGQ, encoded by the coding sequence GTGAAATTTCTACATTTATCCGATTTGCATATCGGTAAAAGAGTAAATGAGTTTTCAATGATTGAAGATCAAACATATATATTGGAACAAATATTAACGATTGTTGATGACAAAAAACCAGATGCAGTCATTATTGCTGGTGATGTATATGATAAATCCATGCCTACCATTGAAGGGGTAACATTATTTAACGATTTTTTGTCAAAGTTATATAAAAGAAATTTATCAATTTTTATTGTAAGCGGAAATCATGATTCTGCAGAACGATTGAATTTTGGAAATCAAATTTTAAAAGATAGTAAGGTGTATATCGGAGGAACTTTTGATGGTGTTTTAACTAAGGTGTCATTAGAGGACTCTTACGGACCAGTGAACTTTTATCTATTACCATTTATAAAACCTGCGAATGTAAGCGTATATTATGATGAAGTTGAGAGTTATCATGATGCTGTATATACCGTAATCGATAAAAGTAAAATTGATATAAATAATAGAAACATTTTAGTTGCACATCAATTTGTGACAAGCGCTGGAGTGTCTCCAGAACGTTGTGATTCGGAACAGATTTCTCTTGGGGGACTTGATAATGTCGATGTGTCAGCCTTTGCGGCGTTTGATTATGTGGCATTAGGACACATACATAGAGCTCAAAAGATTGGAAGTGACATGATACGATATGCGGGCTCTCCTCTTAAATATTCTTTTTCCGAGGCAAATCATAACAAATCAGTTACCTTAGTAACGATAAATACAAAAGACGATTTAAGTTATGAATTAGTTCCGTTAAGACCAATGAGGGATATGCGAATTATTAAAGGTCCGATTGAGAAACTAATTGACCCTCTATATTATAGTGAGGGAAACACCAGTGATTATATTCACGCAACCATTACAAATGAAGAAGAAATCTATGATGCAATTGGACAACTTCGAAGAGTCTATCCCAATATTATGAAGTTAGAGTTTGAAAATAGCAAGACAAGGAAAAATGACGAGGCAAGAACCTCTGCTCAGACGATTTCCAATAAAAATCCATTGGAGTTATTTGAAGAGTTTTATGAAAATCAGAATAACGTACCTATGACAGAAGAACAAAGAAATATAATGAAGGAATTATTTATAGAAAAGGAGATGGGCCAATGA
- a CDS encoding AAA family ATPase produces MKPIELTMSAFGPFGDEVNVPFHELGTHGLFLISGDTGAGKTTIFDAISFALFGNASGENRTSDSFRSDYAKGDIKTFVTLTFLHKGKEYKITRNPTYQRPKKVGEGTTEEKANATLYLPDGNVVTGASTVTSKVIELLGVDWAQFKQIAMIAQGEFMKLLTADSKERGPILRKVFGTSIYDQVQRKVKSMAIELGNQCKTIDKSIVQYLEGILCDENNSNYERITSFKEAKDKDIHQTSIIMELLVAILEEDKQQYEKLIEEKGQLNEVITKLIKEYQDAVQVNRFLDEIEEVKEQQNILLKRSSEISEKEQKIQLAKKALYTVKPSYDNLQRVLVELNQLEKIISDQQIKEQELDKKHALLKEAKEKTEDYPEQMRELSIAITKLQEEVTKWEQSIVLTKQLSEAKNNIVLLEKNEVQLLMRKEQLQKEQTEAMEAGKEYQRLQTKLFEIKEEKSRLEQFLKQLKSIYEEMKVIENEESRQKELDEIYSKKEAEYSKLYKSFHEAELLYYRGQAGILATQLSENEPCPVCGSLHHPKKAIQLEGILSKDKLEEFKAEVEKTNQELAECLGECRQQRNKITYLLENVESSLDEILPNHTKENSKELVIQAFNEYKSQYGQVINSMSEVVEDLKVKEKAQENLSNIVNELKLLEERIQTDKEKVQGVRSIITSKEASLEMIQNDLQTKSLEEAKDAYQRKQRSYSHMQKERNDAVEAFTACDNEWIRLNSVLKENIKKQIELSNRQKESEQSFHISLEKASFQSINDFQTVLMSEEEIETLTEEVVNYQRSCQSIIERLNYLENVTKDKSKIDVSSYLIEQEKLQEKRKQCDDKIQEIYYRIQNNEAIYNNTMKRYKEQEQVRASYLQVNDLANTANGELRGKAKLPFEQYVQAFYFNQVIAEANKRLYHMTNSQYELRRKEDASNYRVVSGLELEVMDYYTGKTRSVMSLSGGESFKASLSLALGLSDVIQSFAGGIELDTMFIDEGFGSLDGNSLDQAIETLISLSHGNRLVGIISHVSELKERIEKQILLTKSMEGSKIKVK; encoded by the coding sequence ATGAAACCAATTGAATTAACAATGAGTGCCTTTGGACCATTTGGTGATGAGGTTAACGTTCCTTTTCATGAGCTAGGAACCCATGGCTTATTCTTAATCAGTGGTGATACTGGGGCAGGGAAAACAACAATTTTTGATGCAATTTCTTTTGCACTATTTGGAAATGCAAGTGGTGAAAATCGTACGAGTGATTCCTTTCGAAGCGATTATGCAAAAGGTGATATTAAGACTTTTGTAACACTAACATTTCTTCATAAAGGAAAGGAATATAAAATTACAAGAAATCCTACCTATCAAAGACCAAAGAAAGTTGGAGAAGGAACAACAGAGGAAAAAGCAAATGCTACCTTATATTTACCAGATGGGAATGTAGTTACTGGTGCTAGTACTGTTACAAGTAAGGTAATAGAATTGCTTGGAGTTGATTGGGCACAGTTTAAACAAATTGCAATGATTGCTCAAGGTGAGTTTATGAAACTTTTAACCGCAGATAGTAAAGAGAGAGGCCCAATTTTAAGAAAGGTTTTTGGCACATCAATTTATGATCAAGTACAACGTAAAGTTAAGAGTATGGCAATTGAACTTGGAAATCAGTGCAAAACTATTGATAAGAGTATTGTTCAGTATTTAGAAGGTATTCTTTGTGATGAAAATAATAGCAATTATGAGCGCATTACAAGCTTTAAAGAAGCAAAAGATAAAGATATTCACCAGACAAGTATTATAATGGAACTTTTAGTTGCTATTTTAGAAGAAGATAAACAGCAATACGAAAAATTAATAGAAGAAAAAGGCCAGTTAAATGAAGTTATAACGAAGCTTATCAAGGAATATCAAGATGCGGTACAAGTAAACCGTTTCTTAGATGAAATAGAAGAGGTTAAGGAACAACAAAATATTTTATTAAAACGTTCTAGTGAAATCTCAGAAAAAGAGCAAAAGATACAATTAGCTAAAAAAGCTTTATATACGGTAAAACCAAGTTATGATAATTTACAAAGAGTATTGGTGGAGCTAAATCAGTTAGAAAAAATAATATCTGATCAACAAATAAAAGAACAAGAACTTGATAAAAAGCATGCATTACTAAAAGAAGCAAAAGAAAAAACAGAAGATTATCCAGAACAGATGAGAGAACTTTCAATAGCAATAACAAAATTGCAAGAGGAAGTAACAAAGTGGGAACAATCCATTGTACTTACAAAGCAATTAAGTGAAGCAAAAAACAATATTGTTTTGTTAGAGAAAAATGAAGTACAGTTGTTAATGCGCAAGGAACAATTGCAAAAAGAGCAAACAGAAGCAATGGAGGCAGGAAAAGAATATCAGCGACTCCAAACAAAGCTCTTTGAAATAAAGGAAGAGAAAAGTAGATTAGAGCAATTCTTAAAGCAATTGAAATCAATTTATGAAGAAATGAAAGTAATTGAGAATGAAGAATCACGACAAAAAGAACTTGATGAAATTTATTCAAAAAAGGAAGCAGAATACTCTAAGTTATATAAAAGCTTTCATGAAGCAGAGCTTTTATATTACCGCGGACAAGCTGGAATTCTTGCTACACAGTTATCTGAGAATGAGCCTTGCCCTGTTTGTGGTTCTCTTCATCATCCTAAGAAAGCAATACAGCTGGAAGGAATTTTAAGCAAAGATAAGCTTGAGGAATTTAAAGCAGAAGTTGAGAAAACAAATCAAGAATTAGCGGAATGCTTAGGTGAGTGTAGACAACAAAGAAATAAGATTACCTACCTATTAGAAAATGTAGAAAGTAGTTTGGATGAAATTCTGCCAAATCATACGAAAGAAAATAGTAAAGAGCTTGTAATACAAGCCTTTAATGAGTACAAATCACAGTATGGACAAGTTATAAATTCTATGAGTGAAGTTGTAGAAGATTTAAAAGTCAAAGAAAAAGCTCAGGAAAACTTAAGTAATATTGTAAATGAACTAAAGCTTTTAGAGGAAAGAATTCAGACGGACAAAGAAAAAGTTCAAGGAGTTCGATCAATCATTACATCCAAAGAAGCAAGTTTAGAAATGATACAAAATGATTTGCAAACCAAATCACTAGAAGAAGCAAAGGATGCGTATCAAAGGAAGCAAAGGTCTTATAGCCATATGCAAAAAGAGCGCAATGATGCAGTAGAGGCATTTACTGCGTGCGATAATGAGTGGATACGTTTAAATTCTGTTTTAAAAGAAAACATAAAAAAGCAGATAGAATTATCAAATAGACAAAAAGAATCAGAACAATCGTTTCATATAAGCTTAGAAAAAGCTTCGTTCCAGTCAATCAATGATTTTCAAACAGTTTTAATGAGCGAAGAAGAAATTGAAACTTTAACGGAAGAGGTAGTAAATTATCAAAGAAGTTGCCAAAGTATAATAGAACGTTTGAATTATCTTGAAAATGTAACGAAAGATAAGAGTAAGATTGACGTTTCTTCTTATTTAATAGAGCAAGAGAAATTACAAGAAAAACGTAAGCAATGTGATGACAAAATTCAAGAAATCTATTACCGAATTCAAAATAATGAAGCGATTTATAATAATACGATGAAGCGTTATAAAGAGCAGGAACAAGTGAGAGCTTCTTATTTACAAGTGAACGATTTAGCAAATACAGCCAATGGTGAATTGCGTGGGAAAGCGAAACTACCATTTGAACAATATGTACAGGCATTTTATTTTAATCAAGTAATCGCAGAAGCAAATAAAAGATTGTATCATATGACAAATAGTCAATATGAACTTCGAAGAAAGGAAGATGCAAGCAATTACCGTGTGGTATCCGGACTTGAACTAGAGGTTATGGATTACTATACTGGTAAAACCAGATCAGTAATGTCTCTTTCTGGTGGTGAATCTTTTAAAGCATCCCTGTCCTTGGCTCTTGGATTATCTGATGTGATTCAAAGTTTTGCTGGAGGCATTGAACTTGATACTATGTTTATAGATGAAGGTTTTGGATCACTTGATGGTAATTCGCTAGATCAGGCAATTGAGACTTTAATATCACTCTCACATGGCAATCGACTTGTAGGAATCATATCCCATGTTAGTGAATTGAAGGAGAGAATTGAGAAGCAAATATTATTAACGAAAAGTATGGAGGGAAGTAAGATTAAGGTTAAATAA
- a CDS encoding dipicolinate synthase subunit B has protein sequence MTIKGLNVGVALTGSFCTFDAVIEQIKQIKAEGANVIPIFSFNSQHINSRFGKASDFMKTITELTGNDPILTIEDAEPLGPKNKIDILIIAPCTGNSLAKLANGITDTPVLMAAKGHIRNGKPLVIFLSTNDALGINLKNVGSLMNLKYLYFVPFGQDSYQNKPTSMVSHIDLVIPTLENALDGVQIQPIIRSPKQ, from the coding sequence ATGACAATTAAAGGTTTAAATGTTGGAGTTGCTCTTACTGGCTCCTTTTGTACATTTGATGCCGTTATCGAGCAAATAAAACAGATAAAAGCAGAAGGAGCAAATGTTATTCCAATATTCTCTTTCAATTCACAACACATTAATAGTAGATTTGGTAAGGCTAGTGATTTTATGAAAACAATCACTGAACTCACTGGAAATGATCCAATACTTACGATAGAAGATGCAGAACCCCTAGGTCCTAAAAATAAAATAGATATCCTTATTATTGCTCCTTGCACTGGTAATTCCTTAGCAAAATTAGCAAATGGTATCACAGACACACCTGTATTAATGGCTGCAAAAGGACATATTAGAAATGGTAAACCATTAGTTATATTTCTCTCAACCAATGATGCCCTTGGAATTAATTTAAAAAATGTAGGCTCCCTTATGAATCTAAAATACCTATATTTTGTTCCATTTGGTCAAGATAGTTATCAGAATAAACCTACTTCGATGGTTTCTCATATTGATTTAGTAATACCTACTTTGGAGAATGCTCTTGATGGTGTACAAATACAGCCAATCATTCGCTCACCAAAACAATAG
- the dpsA gene encoding dipicolinate synthase subunit DpsA produces MSHVLKLSFIGGDLRQYYMVQQLLSKGFLIAVYGLPLNDLTEHVYHATSLKEAMNFSNTIITPIPFSRDQKTIFSNDTECDLSIENFLSELNSFHQVFGGSFSKGIRDELKMRNVPFYDFMQMESVSIANAIATAEGSIVEAITRSPINLHGSECLVLGFGRCAKILADKLKGLNASVTIGARNEEALAYADAYGYHALPISMLSKGLDNFQFIFNSIPSMILDESLLSHVKKDVTIIDIASSPGGTNFNYCKQMKINASLCLGLPGKYAAKTSAEILNSAILNIIGDTSSVE; encoded by the coding sequence ATGTCTCATGTTTTAAAATTATCGTTTATCGGTGGCGATTTAAGACAGTATTACATGGTACAGCAATTACTTTCTAAGGGTTTTCTCATAGCAGTATATGGGCTTCCATTAAACGATTTAACGGAGCACGTATATCATGCAACATCCTTAAAAGAAGCAATGAATTTTAGCAACACAATAATTACCCCAATTCCATTCTCAAGAGATCAAAAAACTATTTTCTCCAATGACACAGAGTGTGATTTAAGCATTGAAAATTTTCTTTCAGAGCTTAACTCCTTTCATCAAGTATTTGGCGGAAGTTTTAGTAAAGGAATTCGGGACGAATTGAAAATGAGAAATGTTCCTTTTTATGATTTCATGCAGATGGAGTCCGTAAGCATTGCAAATGCAATAGCTACTGCAGAAGGAAGTATTGTAGAAGCGATTACAAGAAGTCCTATTAATCTTCATGGCTCTGAGTGCCTAGTACTTGGCTTTGGTCGATGTGCAAAAATTCTTGCAGATAAACTAAAAGGATTAAATGCCTCTGTTACCATTGGCGCTAGAAATGAAGAAGCACTTGCTTATGCAGATGCCTATGGATATCATGCCCTACCAATTTCAATGTTGTCAAAAGGACTGGATAATTTTCAATTTATTTTTAATAGTATTCCTTCAATGATTTTAGATGAGTCCTTATTAAGTCATGTAAAAAAGGATGTAACAATCATTGATATTGCATCAAGCCCAGGTGGAACTAATTTTAATTATTGTAAACAGATGAAGATAAATGCTTCTCTTTGTCTTGGTCTCCCTGGTAAATATGCAGCGAAAACCTCAGCTGAAATTCTTAATTCCGCTATCCTAAACATCATTGGTGACACCTCCTCGGTAGAATAG
- a CDS encoding response regulator transcription factor codes for MRILIVEDDKELSEAMSHQLEKEGYEIDSCYSGDEAINHVSKNIHDIIILDRMLPEMDGRTITEKIRKQGVTIPIIMVTALNGIYDRIDGLDAGADDYLVKPFAMEELLARIRALLRRPRTIEQIEILKFVDLEFDVIKKTLCVGDKEMTLSKKEGALLEYFIRNQAQIITREQILSRVWGNDDVEDGNIDNYIHFLRRRLSSAKSKAKIKTVYGIGYRLEEVVEGHHGD; via the coding sequence ATGAGAATCTTGATTGTAGAGGATGATAAAGAGCTAAGCGAGGCAATGAGTCATCAATTAGAAAAAGAAGGATATGAAATCGATTCATGTTATAGTGGAGATGAAGCTATTAATCATGTAAGCAAAAATATACACGATATTATTATACTTGATCGTATGTTACCTGAAATGGATGGTCGAACCATTACTGAAAAAATCAGAAAGCAAGGGGTTACAATACCAATTATTATGGTGACTGCCTTAAATGGTATTTATGATCGGATTGATGGTTTAGATGCTGGCGCAGATGATTACTTAGTAAAACCCTTTGCGATGGAAGAATTATTGGCAAGAATCCGTGCGTTATTGCGAAGACCTAGGACAATAGAGCAAATAGAAATTTTAAAGTTTGTAGACTTAGAATTTGATGTCATTAAAAAAACATTATGCGTTGGAGATAAAGAGATGACTCTATCAAAAAAGGAAGGCGCATTACTTGAATATTTTATTAGAAATCAAGCTCAGATTATAACGAGAGAACAAATTCTATCTAGGGTTTGGGGAAATGATGATGTAGAGGATGGAAACATTGACAATTATATTCATTTTTTACGCAGAAGATTAAGTTCTGCAAAAAGTAAAGCAAAAATAAAGACCGTCTATGGGATTGGTTATCGTCTAGAAGAAGTTGTCGAGGGGCACCATGGAGACTAA
- a CDS encoding sensor histidine kinase, whose product MYIKINRKLRLIYTIMAGGILTTVMFIVFFLSENQLKMSQRETFRNNVYTIAVKLQSENTITNTWLSATESKNNMVIYIEDDGKALRPHGTWILEDTRKELVNIAREKAKIDGLDISIPPVSYRDLKTNYYNIVSKDGMKFYSAVILIPKGNGFRSAILFQYFNRPLYVLIRQILIYVGIDVFGILAFYLVSKVLIDRTLYPVEESRRKQTEFIAAASHELKSPLAVIRTSASAILKIPEKASKYTNNIENECMRMARLIDDLLILSSTDAKQWSLKSSTIELDTMLIDIFEGYEQICKTKGITLEIVLPDEVIPKIYGDSVRLRQVLMILLDNALGHSQTKDKLTLKAYTKRNYIYIEVIDYGIGIKDEEKEHIFDRFYRMDNSRNDKEHFGLGLSIAKELVMLHGGTLTIDDTEGGGSTFIIKLPIPNGMA is encoded by the coding sequence ATGTACATAAAAATAAATAGGAAGCTAAGGCTTATCTATACTATAATGGCGGGAGGCATATTAACGACAGTAATGTTTATTGTATTCTTCCTTTCCGAAAACCAACTAAAAATGAGTCAAAGAGAAACCTTTCGGAATAACGTATACACCATTGCTGTAAAACTTCAATCGGAAAATACAATAACAAATACGTGGTTATCTGCAACAGAGTCTAAAAATAATATGGTTATATATATTGAAGACGATGGGAAAGCGTTAAGGCCTCATGGAACTTGGATTTTAGAGGATACCAGAAAGGAATTAGTAAATATAGCGAGGGAAAAGGCAAAAATAGATGGCTTAGATATTAGTATACCTCCGGTTTCCTACAGAGATCTAAAGACAAATTATTATAATATTGTTAGTAAAGACGGTATGAAGTTTTATTCAGCAGTTATTTTGATACCAAAAGGAAATGGCTTTCGTAGCGCTATTTTATTTCAATATTTTAATCGACCATTATATGTTTTAATACGCCAAATACTCATATATGTAGGCATAGATGTTTTCGGTATTTTAGCTTTTTATTTGGTTAGTAAAGTATTAATAGATAGAACTTTATATCCGGTAGAGGAAAGCAGAAGGAAACAAACTGAATTTATAGCAGCTGCTTCCCATGAGCTAAAATCTCCATTAGCAGTAATTCGAACCAGTGCCTCAGCCATCCTTAAAATTCCTGAAAAAGCTTCTAAATATACAAATAATATTGAAAATGAATGTATGCGTATGGCCAGATTAATCGATGACTTATTAATCTTATCATCTACAGATGCAAAACAGTGGTCGTTAAAATCTAGTACAATAGAACTTGACACAATGCTAATTGATATATTTGAAGGGTATGAACAAATTTGTAAAACAAAAGGTATTACCTTAGAAATTGTATTACCGGATGAAGTAATTCCTAAGATATATGGTGATTCTGTAAGACTAAGACAGGTTTTAATGATATTACTGGATAATGCATTGGGACATTCACAAACAAAAGATAAATTAACTCTGAAAGCTTACACTAAAAGAAATTATATTTATATTGAAGTAATAGATTATGGAATCGGTATTAAGGACGAAGAGAAAGAACATATTTTTGATCGATTTTATCGTATGGATAATTCCAGGAATGATAAAGAACATTTTGGACTTGGTCTTAGTATTGCAAAGGAATTAGTGATGTTACATGGTGGTACATTAACGATTGATGATACGGAAGGTGGAGGAAGTACTTTTATTATAAAACTTCCAATACCAAATGGAATGGCATAG